In Carassius auratus strain Wakin chromosome 20, ASM336829v1, whole genome shotgun sequence, the genomic stretch CCATTATGAAAGCTCGACTGAAAGGAGCTCAAACTGGCCGGAGTCTGCTGAAGAAGAAAGCTGATGCTCTGTCCATGCGATTTCGGCAGATTCTTCGAAAAATCATCGAGGTATAACATCACACCTATGCTTTTATCTCAGATGACTTTATTTATAttccttttctttttaacaaTGATGTGACTTTGAATCTTTCAGACTAAGACGCTGATGGGAGAGGTGATGAGAGAAGCCGCCTTTTCCTTAGCTGAGGCCAAATTTGCGGCTGGTGACTTCAGGTaggtaaaaataagattttttcgTAGTCATGATGCATCAGATCTCACTGAATGTGTTTGAATTGTGTCCCGTCAGTGCTACGGTCATTCAGAATGTGAACAAGGCCCAGGTGAAGGTCAGAGCCAAAAAGGACAATGTTGCAGGTTCGCTAGCTAAATGATTTTTAGTAACAACAGATCTGGCAGATCTCTTCTGTGATCGCTCTCCTCATTGTGTTTGTTCTCAGGAGTCACTCTGCCGGTGTTTGAGCATTACCAGGAGGGAGGAGACAGTAAGAATCCTGTTCTCTTCAATAGTTCAGCCACAAATGAACATTTACTCTCCCTTAGGcctcagatttagagaaatgcagcattgcatcagtgtctcatcaatggatgctctgcagtgaatgggtgccgtcagaatgagagtccaaacagctgataaaaacaacacaagtaATCCAGTACATCATTTAATGTCTAATCAGGTGAATAACTGCAATTTTgctattattaatgcattttctggctaaaatatgagtctgtAATCTTTAATAATGCTTCCATCTCTTGTCATCTCTCACGTcgaaatccacccacatatttctTTAGAGATGTTTTGGCTTGTAAgcttgtatctctctctctcttaattcaGACCAGACTgtgttttcactggaggaagtgttattgtAGATTACACACTCGGTTTGAAGAGAAAACCAtcttaaagatggatttgtttcttacaaacacgcagcttttgtcttcacaagacattaatggATAGACTGGAGTGCTGATGTTTTAATCCGCAGTTATTCACCTGATTAGACATTCAATGATGTActggagtggattacttgtgttgcttttatcatctgttcagactctcgttctgacggcacccattcactgcagagcatccattgatgagacactgctacatttctccaaatctgatgaagaaacaaactcatcttcatctcggatggcctgagagtgataGCAAATAGCTTCGAAAAGGCATAATACTGAAGATCGTTTGAAGACATCATCATTGCAGATGTATTTCTTCTTCTCTGTAGGTTATGAGCTCACTGGTCTGGCCCGAGGTGGAGAGCAGCTGTCTCGACTCAAGAGGAACTACGCCAAAGCAGTCGAGCTTCTTGTGGAGCTGGCCTCACTGCAGGTATGAATATTTGTATCCATATCCGTTTGTTGCTGTAGAACATGTTTAATCAATGTCTGATGTGGTTCTCTCACATCCAGACCTCTTTTGTGACGCTGGACGAGGCCATCAAGGTCACAAACCGCCGTGTGAACGCCATCGAGCACGGTGAGATCTCACAGCCTCCTCTCAAGACAACCAAAGCTTCAGACACTATAACATAACGCTCTTATGTTTCTCCTCTCAGTGATTATTCCCAGGATCGAGCGCACGCTCACGTACATCATCACTGAGCTGGATGAGCGGGAGCGAGAGGAGTTCTACAGGTGAGACCACATCACAGGTTTCACACATTTATTGCTTGGGCTATATCACATTCACATTTAGcagacggttttatccaaagcgacttacaaatgaggacaatggaagcaatctaAAACAACAACTAACTATAATGCTATAACAAGTCAAagttagcttaaatgcagtacacctcagtgttattttaatatcgaGATACTGTTGttctttatattttgttttctatgaATTGCGATCAAAATTtggtgtttttgacatttttaattaattaaaatttaatttaagttattttagtatttaaactaaatgaaagtaAGAAATATTGCCTTgtcaactatttttattttattgtgtttaatttaacgtttattttatttcaagtaactgaATGATTTTTATGGTTTTGATCTACTTTTAGTAAACGGTGATAACCCTGATCTATTTATGAAATTggtttaaatagcaaaaaaaatcaATACGTATTAGAGGTAGACTGTTATTAGAGGTTGCTGAGACAATaatcatttgttaaaaaataataataaccagaTTGTTGTACTGATACCAGTAAAATCTGTATATTAAACATGTTAAGTAATGTTCTTATTCGTTCCTTGATAAACGATCCCAAAATGCaccaggactcttattttgaaaggACTTTGTCTTAATACTTCCACCTGCTCTTTCAGAATAATGTGTACTGTAACCACTATCTGCAACATATCAATAGATAAATTCATAATATATCCTAAGTATCCAACAACaagttgacatgcatgcaagataaaaaaaaaaaaaaaacaagttgtgcaaagataaaaaataaaaaaaaacacaagttgaTGCAtgcaagctaaaaataaaaaacacactttcattgtcttataatatgcatatatgttttaccttacttgctcaaaGACTCCCAAATGATTCGCACAAGATTCATTTTTATGCAGTATGTTTTCATTCAGTTAGAGCTGTTACAAACTGCatgaaagatattttttttaaatccataataggggcactttaatgaaACATAATGCTTTCTAAGCACCCACGGTGACCCTGAGACGTTTTAGCAGTtcaaatgaaatatattatatttatattagcattatataaatgaatggaatatatattaatacagtcCAAAATAAGAGATTCAGAACATCCACCAACCCCAAATCCTCCTGTTTTCCCGTCGCAGGCTCAAGAAGATCCAGGAGAAGAAGAAGCAGCACCGTGAGAGGACGGAGAAGGAGATCGCGCAGGGTTTGGCGGCGCTGGGGCCGATCGCAGAGCCCTCGAACATGCTGAACGAAGAGGCCGACGAGGACCTGCTGTTCGATTGAAACACctcttatttattattctttgtgTCCGTGAGGCCGAGCTTTACATC encodes the following:
- the atp6v1d gene encoding V-type proton ATPase subunit D, whose amino-acid sequence is MSGKDRIDIFPSRMAQTIMKARLKGAQTGRSLLKKKADALSMRFRQILRKIIETKTLMGEVMREAAFSLAEAKFAAGDFSATVIQNVNKAQVKVRAKKDNVAGVTLPVFEHYQEGGDSYELTGLARGGEQLSRLKRNYAKAVELLVELASLQTSFVTLDEAIKVTNRRVNAIEHVIIPRIERTLTYIITELDEREREEFYRLKKIQEKKKQHRERTEKEIAQGLAALGPIAEPSNMLNEEADEDLLFD